The Argentina anserina chromosome 3, drPotAnse1.1, whole genome shotgun sequence genome includes a region encoding these proteins:
- the LOC126787618 gene encoding uncharacterized protein LOC126787618: MSYVLTTLTKKAEVDSIIRSTIDKVLVLRFGRASDSTSLLLDDVLAKSSRDVSKFATVALVDVDSDDIQVYLHYFDITLIPSTVFFFNAHHMKMDSGTADHTKWVGAFRTKQDFIDVVEAIFRGAMKGKLIVNCPLPPERIPKYQLYFKDV, encoded by the coding sequence ATGAGCTACGTGTTGACGACACTGACAAAGAAGGCAGAGGTGGACTCGATCATCAGATCCACCATCGACAAGGTCCTCGTCCTCCGCTTCGGCCGCGCTTCCGACTCCACCTCCCTTCTTCTCGACGACGTCCTCGCCAAGTCCTCCCGCGACGTCTCCAAGTTCGCCACCGTCGCTCTCGTCGACGTCGACTCCGACGACATTCAGGTCTACCTCCACTACTTCGACATCACCCTCATTCCCTCCaccgtcttcttcttcaacgCCCACCACATGAAGATGGACTCCGGAACTGCCGATCACACCAAATGGGTCGGCGCGTTTCGGACCAAGCAGGACTTCATTGATGTTGTCGAGGCCATTTTCAGAGGAGCCATGAAGGGCAAGCTCATTGTCAACTGCCCATTGCCGCCGGAGCGGATTCCCAAGTATCAGCTGTACTTTAAGGATGTCTAG